A region of the Gemmatimonadales bacterium genome:
CTCGCCGCTATCGGACACGGCGATCCCGTTCATGACGTCGGCCCAGGGCGGCCGCCGGTCCTGAGGGTAGAGGCCTGAGAAGTCGAGCACCTCTCTGACCGTACCGGTTCCCGGATCGATCCGCAGCACGAAGTTCGTCTGATAGACATTGGCGAAGAGGTCCCCCTTCACGTACTCGAGCTCGTTCAACCGGTGGAGTGGCTCCCCCTGATACCGCACGTGCACGACGCGTTTCACGCGGAAGGTCCCGGGCGAAACAAACCGGAGCGAATCCGACCCATCGCTCATGATCAGCGACGCACCATCGGTGGCAAGACCCCACCCCTCGCCCGGATACCGGAGGGAGTCGAGCAAGGCGAGGGTCGCAGCGTCATACACGTAGGCCACGCCTTCCCTCCACGTGAGCTGATAGAGACGGCCCCCGAGCAGGGCCAGGCCTTCACCGAACCGGTCGGCGGCGAGCCGGACCGCGGCGAGGACGCGCCCCGACCGGATGTCGAGGCGCCGCACTTCGGATTGGCCATAGAGGCCGGTGCTCTCGAACAGCACACCGTCTGCGCATACCAGGCCCTGGGTGTACGCGGTTGAATCATGAGGGTAGCGGGCCGTGACCTCGAACGGCTCGACACGGGGCGGTCGCCCGCAGCCCGCCAGCAGCGCGGCCAGAGGAAGCCAGCAAGGGACTCGGAGAGAGCGGGCGTCTACCAGGTGCACCGGAGCTCGTCGTGCGGGGCTCTGTAAACTGGCCTCGGATACCGGTGCGCGACAGCTCGCCGCACCCCGGCCTGGCCGGTCCGCCTTGACGAGGCCCGGCACGGCGGATACGGTACGAACACTCCCGTCAGCCCCTCCTGGCCCGCGTACGCGGGCACATCGACCATTCCATAGTGGAGCGCAGATGGCGACAAGCCGCTGGACGGTTCTGTTCGTGCGCCACGACACGACCGGCACGAGGGCATTCACCGTGTCCGGGACCGTCCTGAGGGTCGCCGCCGGGCTGGGGGTAGTCGTGGGGACCGCCACGATCGTGGCGGCGATCGGCGTCGTGTCGCGCTCCGTGGACCTGTCGCACGGCCGGCAGTTGGAACGCAGCAACCGCACCATCGCCGGTGAGGTCGCCCGCCTCGGCGGGCGCGTGGACGCCCTCAGGGACTCGCTCAACCTCCTGTCACGGCGCGACAACGAAGCCCGCCTCGTGGCGGGGATCGATCCGCTGAACCCCGACGTCGAGCGGGCGGGGATCGGCGGCCCGGTGGGGCCATGGCCCGAC
Encoded here:
- a CDS encoding glutaminyl-peptide cyclotransferase; amino-acid sequence: MNALVPVVSWRTNRTVQRLVAICAPLWNGRCARVRGPGGADGSVRTVSAVPGLVKADRPGRGAASCRAPVSEASLQSPARRAPVHLVDARSLRVPCWLPLAALLAGCGRPPRVEPFEVTARYPHDSTAYTQGLVCADGVLFESTGLYGQSEVRRLDIRSGRVLAAVRLAADRFGEGLALLGGRLYQLTWREGVAYVYDAATLALLDSLRYPGEGWGLATDGASLIMSDGSDSLRFVSPGTFRVKRVVHVRYQGEPLHRLNELEYVKGDLFANVYQTNFVLRIDPGTGTVREVLDFSGLYPQDRRPPWADVMNGIAVSDSGE